The following coding sequences lie in one Candidatus Limnocylindrales bacterium genomic window:
- a CDS encoding ATP-binding protein has translation MGEKKYKILYVDDELHNLTTFKETFRKEYEVFTALSGDEGLNILRKEKDIALIITDQRMPHMTGVQFLEKTIPEFPDTIRMILTGFTDIEALIDAINTGRVYRYITKPWDENELRITLKRALEAYELSRQNKKLIEDLIRINKELDQKVEERTRELKQANERKDELLGMVAHDLRNSLTVIINFADLLRKSLTGRASQREMRYLDIIYDSCYQALELIKDLLDIHAIESGKLKLTRIKIQLDSLLKENLEKNQYLATNKGIQLLSEIPENLPPVYVDPRRIHEVLDNLISNAIKFSYPESSIKIKAIHRDSQIEVSIQDQGQGIRAEELGTLFTKFGRTTTKPTQGETSTGLGLAIAKKIVELHGGHIWVDSVYEKGSTFTFSLPVAKEEN, from the coding sequence ATGGGAGAAAAAAAGTATAAAATCCTTTACGTGGACGATGAGTTGCACAATCTGACAACCTTTAAGGAGACTTTTCGGAAAGAGTACGAAGTTTTTACTGCTTTATCCGGAGACGAAGGGCTGAACATTTTACGGAAAGAAAAAGATATTGCCTTAATTATCACCGATCAGAGGATGCCCCATATGACCGGGGTCCAGTTCCTTGAAAAGACCATTCCGGAGTTCCCCGACACCATCCGGATGATCCTTACGGGATTTACCGACATTGAGGCTTTGATCGATGCCATTAACACAGGCCGGGTTTATCGATATATCACCAAACCCTGGGATGAGAACGAATTGCGAATTACGCTTAAACGCGCCCTGGAAGCCTATGAACTCAGCCGGCAAAACAAAAAATTGATTGAAGATCTCATCCGGATTAACAAGGAATTAGATCAAAAAGTTGAAGAAAGAACCCGGGAACTCAAACAGGCCAATGAAAGAAAAGATGAACTCCTGGGTATGGTAGCCCACGATTTGCGTAACTCCTTAACGGTTATCATAAATTTTGCAGATCTTCTTCGAAAGTCCCTGACAGGGAGAGCCAGCCAGCGAGAGATGAGGTATCTTGATATTATCTATGATTCTTGCTATCAGGCCTTAGAACTCATCAAAGACCTGTTGGATATCCATGCCATTGAATCTGGAAAATTGAAGCTGACAAGGATAAAAATACAGTTAGATTCTCTCCTGAAGGAGAACCTGGAGAAGAATCAATACCTGGCCACCAACAAGGGAATTCAACTCCTATCAGAAATTCCAGAGAATCTTCCCCCGGTGTATGTGGATCCCCGACGAATTCATGAAGTTCTAGATAATCTGATCAGTAATGCCATCAAGTTCTCTTATCCCGAGAGTTCTATTAAAATCAAAGCTATCCATCGAGATAGCCAAATTGAAGTGAGTATTCAGGACCAGGGGCAGGGGATTCGAGCCGAAGAACTAGGTACTTTATTTACAAAGTTCGGAAGAACCACCACCAAACCGACCCAGGGTGAGACCAGCACGGGACTCGGGTTAGCCATTGCCAAAAA
- a CDS encoding ATP-binding protein gives MKYFRVLPNRFPIQTKLILTVLPLFLTLIPLLSYIYIKNQENNLQEEMESRVRIIKGNLQRRGIALARTLALASENAIAGFDLTFLSDLIRAAAEGSPGISFILIMDNSRQVLVHTDVNQVNQILNEPVDIEASQIKDVTIYEYQRQGQDIMEVSVPIQSEGERLGTLRIGFDLETSYSQIKEVKERLSHKLEATWKTAGIITGIFLIMGSIILSLISKRITTPIQKLVHSVHLISGGDLTQKVDIKSRDEIGELAEAFNQMTSRLRQSYEQLEEYSRTLEQKVAERTRELEELYRFNESIIRNAPIGISTVNDQGIVTSQNPAWAEIMGFKGSETAVGMKVVEIPTIRDTGLLHVFKDALEKGIPFKGFNIPYTSYLTGKEVLLNVVLTPILGEDGQVKTLLCLIQDNTEKARAEEELKKAYEELKKAHQDLQNAQLQLVQSEKLASLGQLVAGVAHEINNPVNFISSGLTPLRRNIDDLISLVRKYSELSSIKPDQLENFVRDVEAFKKEIEYEDAINGIYNMLESIREGVQRTVRIVRDLRSFSRPDEAELKEVNLHEGLESTLNLLSNPYKNRIEVIREYGDIPPVECYAGQINQVFMNLLVNASQAIKNTGQVRIKTWRVEDKVKISIKDSGSGIPQEILGKIFDPFFTTKQVGEGTGLGLSISYGIIQKHHGKIEVQSEVGVGSEFIITLPIKQSR, from the coding sequence ATGAAATACTTCCGGGTATTGCCAAATCGATTTCCCATTCAAACCAAGCTTATCCTTACCGTACTACCTCTATTTCTGACTTTAATTCCTCTACTCAGCTATATTTATATCAAAAATCAAGAGAACAACTTACAGGAGGAAATGGAGAGCAGAGTCCGGATTATCAAAGGTAACTTGCAAAGGCGGGGTATAGCTCTTGCCAGAACGCTGGCTCTGGCCTCTGAGAATGCCATTGCAGGGTTTGACCTGACCTTTTTATCGGATCTCATTCGTGCTGCTGCCGAAGGAAGTCCTGGAATTTCGTTTATCCTGATCATGGACAACTCCCGACAGGTTTTAGTTCATACCGATGTAAATCAGGTCAATCAAATTCTCAATGAGCCCGTCGATATAGAAGCCTCTCAGATAAAAGATGTGACCATTTACGAATATCAAAGACAGGGTCAGGATATCATGGAGGTGAGTGTTCCTATCCAAAGTGAAGGGGAACGACTCGGAACCCTTCGGATAGGTTTTGATCTGGAAACCTCTTATTCTCAAATCAAAGAAGTTAAGGAACGTCTTTCCCATAAACTGGAAGCCACATGGAAAACCGCGGGGATTATTACCGGTATTTTCTTGATTATGGGAAGTATCATTTTAAGCTTAATTAGTAAGCGGATTACCACTCCGATTCAGAAGCTGGTTCATAGTGTCCATCTTATTTCCGGGGGAGATCTGACCCAGAAGGTTGACATAAAATCCAGAGATGAAATCGGTGAATTAGCCGAAGCTTTTAATCAAATGACTTCCCGGTTAAGACAGTCCTACGAACAACTGGAAGAATACAGCCGAACCCTGGAGCAGAAAGTCGCCGAAAGAACCCGAGAGTTGGAGGAATTATACCGATTCAACGAAAGTATTATACGGAATGCACCCATTGGAATTTCCACCGTGAACGATCAGGGAATTGTAACGAGTCAGAATCCGGCATGGGCTGAAATTATGGGTTTTAAAGGCTCAGAAACCGCTGTGGGTATGAAAGTCGTTGAAATACCGACCATTAGAGATACCGGACTACTTCATGTTTTTAAGGATGCCTTAGAGAAAGGGATTCCCTTTAAGGGATTCAATATTCCCTATACCTCTTATCTTACCGGTAAGGAAGTTTTGCTCAACGTAGTTTTAACTCCTATCCTGGGAGAAGATGGCCAGGTGAAGACCTTATTGTGCTTGATTCAGGACAACACTGAAAAAGCAAGGGCTGAAGAAGAGTTGAAAAAAGCCTATGAGGAATTAAAAAAGGCCCATCAAGATCTCCAAAATGCTCAACTTCAATTAGTCCAGTCTGAGAAACTGGCTTCCCTGGGACAACTGGTTGCCGGGGTAGCCCATGAGATCAATAACCCGGTTAATTTTATCTCATCGGGATTAACACCCCTACGCCGAAATATCGATGATCTCATCAGTCTGGTTCGTAAATACTCTGAACTTTCCTCTATAAAGCCGGATCAACTAGAGAACTTTGTTCGAGACGTGGAGGCCTTCAAAAAAGAAATCGAATATGAAGACGCCATAAACGGCATTTATAATATGCTGGAAAGCATTCGAGAAGGGGTTCAGAGAACGGTACGAATTGTCAGGGATTTACGAAGTTTTTCCCGTCCCGACGAGGCAGAACTTAAGGAAGTTAATTTACATGAGGGTTTAGAGAGTACCCTCAATCTACTCTCCAACCCTTATAAAAATCGAATTGAAGTCATTCGGGAATACGGAGATATTCCTCCGGTAGAGTGCTATGCAGGGCAGATTAATCAAGTCTTCATGAATCTTCTGGTGAACGCTTCTCAGGCTATTAAAAATACCGGTCAGGTTCGTATAAAAACCTGGCGTGTAGAGGATAAGGTTAAAATCAGTATTAAAGATTCTGGATCTGGAATCCCCCAGGAAATCCTGGGGAAAATATTTGATCCGTTTTTTACCACCAAACAGGTGGGGGAAGGAACCGGTTTAGGGCTTTCCATCAGTTATGGGATTATCCAAAAACATCACGGTAAAATAGAAGTTCAGAGTGAGGTAGGGGTGGGATCGGAATTTATTATCACCTTACCGATTAAACAAAGCCGTTAG
- a CDS encoding transcriptional repressor: MSREKQVLREYISQNKLKLTEQRELILEAFLSVKGHVTAEELYQIVCKQNPMIGLATVYRTLNLLCECGLVQQRQFGDGQTRYELVQAHHDHLICTKCRKIVEFENEAIEKLQEQIARQHGFIIQTHKHELYGLCSDCQDKERETHTTEKQDFLVY; the protein is encoded by the coding sequence ATGAGTAGAGAAAAACAAGTCCTTCGAGAATATATCAGTCAAAACAAGTTAAAGCTTACGGAACAGCGTGAGCTTATTCTAGAAGCCTTCCTGTCTGTAAAGGGTCACGTAACCGCAGAAGAGCTTTACCAAATTGTCTGTAAGCAAAATCCCATGATCGGACTTGCCACTGTCTATCGAACCTTGAATCTGTTATGTGAATGCGGTCTGGTTCAACAAAGGCAATTTGGTGATGGACAGACGCGTTACGAGCTTGTCCAGGCCCACCACGATCACCTCATATGTACCAAATGCCGTAAGATTGTTGAATTCGAAAACGAGGCTATTGAAAAGCTTCAGGAACAGATTGCCAGGCAACATGGTTTTATCATTCAGACCCACAAGCACGAACTCTATGGCCTTTGTTCAGATTGCCAAGACAAGGAAAGAGAAACCCATACAACCGAAAAACAAGACTTTCTTGTGTATTAA
- a CDS encoding sigma 54-interacting transcriptional regulator — translation MLSLQEKKEFLQGIDLFTALKEEESLRLALAAKEVFIPEQTSVFEENSPGDAVYVIFRGKVRVYHHDAELMIGERGDVLGEIAVVDRGLRSASAQTLEDTLLLQIPCDTFHEILAHDPPLMLAIFKLLSLRLRRNVEIFERQHLELLKVYNQIKAIKERLAEENIYLRQQLKESSIFNSIVGTDEKLVNILNLVEQVAPTSVPVIVYGESGTGKELIARAIHYSSSRSEYPFITVNCGAIPESLLESELFGHERGSFTGATYTRIGKFEAANHGTLFLDEIGDMSLNLQTKLLRALQFGEIQRVGSNQLLTVDVRVVAATHKDLKRMIAEGTFREDLYYRLNVVTLELPPLRGRRGDIPLLINFFMKKFNKEFRRRIQEIEPAAQERLLEYDYPGNIRELENIIKRAIVLAKGETIKLKDLPPELQQPQRFLKRPYPAIPENYRELKEVKEAARQLAVRDIEKSFLRRLLQSTRGNIAEASQKAGVNRTFLYKLLSRNGLDLNQFK, via the coding sequence ATGTTATCTCTTCAAGAGAAAAAAGAATTTTTACAGGGTATTGATCTCTTTACCGCTTTAAAAGAAGAAGAGTCTCTCCGATTGGCCCTGGCCGCTAAGGAAGTTTTTATTCCTGAGCAGACCTCCGTATTTGAGGAGAATAGTCCCGGGGATGCCGTCTATGTGATTTTTCGAGGTAAAGTTCGGGTTTACCATCACGATGCCGAGTTGATGATTGGGGAGCGTGGAGATGTACTCGGTGAAATTGCCGTTGTGGATAGAGGATTGCGGTCTGCATCGGCCCAAACTCTGGAAGATACCCTCCTTCTCCAAATACCCTGCGATACTTTCCACGAAATTCTGGCCCATGATCCGCCTTTGATGCTGGCTATATTCAAGCTTTTAAGTCTTCGACTGCGCCGAAACGTAGAGATTTTTGAGCGGCAGCACCTGGAACTTTTAAAGGTCTACAATCAGATAAAGGCTATTAAAGAACGATTGGCGGAAGAGAATATTTATCTCAGGCAGCAGCTTAAAGAAAGCTCGATTTTTAACAGTATCGTAGGAACCGATGAAAAGCTGGTTAATATCCTGAACCTGGTCGAACAGGTTGCCCCAACATCTGTTCCGGTTATTGTTTATGGAGAAAGTGGAACCGGAAAAGAGCTTATAGCCCGGGCCATTCATTATAGTAGTTCCCGATCCGAGTATCCTTTTATTACGGTCAATTGTGGGGCCATCCCTGAAAGCTTACTGGAGTCTGAGCTTTTTGGACATGAACGGGGATCCTTCACAGGAGCTACCTATACCCGAATCGGAAAGTTCGAGGCGGCTAACCATGGAACACTGTTCCTGGATGAAATCGGGGATATGAGCCTGAACCTTCAGACCAAGCTCCTTCGGGCCCTCCAATTTGGAGAAATCCAAAGGGTAGGAAGTAACCAATTGTTGACCGTCGATGTGCGTGTTGTAGCCGCAACCCATAAAGATTTGAAACGGATGATTGCGGAAGGGACCTTCCGTGAGGACCTTTATTACCGACTTAATGTGGTTACACTGGAACTTCCTCCTTTGCGAGGGCGGCGAGGAGATATTCCGTTACTGATTAATTTCTTCATGAAGAAATTTAATAAGGAGTTTCGCAGACGGATTCAGGAGATAGAACCTGCCGCTCAAGAGCGCTTGTTGGAATACGATTATCCCGGGAATATTCGAGAATTGGAAAACATTATTAAAAGGGCCATCGTTTTAGCCAAAGGAGAAACCATCAAGTTAAAAGATCTTCCTCCGGAACTTCAACAACCTCAGCGCTTTTTGAAGCGACCCTACCCGGCCATTCCAGAGAACTACAGAGAACTCAAAGAGGTCAAAGAAGCTGCCAGACAACTGGCTGTGAGGGATATTGAAAAAAGCTTTTTGCGGCGCCTGTTGCAATCAACCCGGGGGAATATCGCGGAAGCCTCCCAAAAGGCCGGGGTTAACCGAACCTTCCTTTATAAGCTCCTTTCGAGGAATGGGCTGGATTTAAATCAATTCAAGTAA
- the sfsA gene encoding DNA/RNA nuclease SfsA, whose protein sequence is MRISRPFSSLFLPHRYPGPLLKGRFIRRPHRFAAQVQLDRVDLLSRAGELGLNPSLLTGLTQEPVVTHVPDPGRLLELLQPGVEVYVSLAALTSSKESLRNRKTFSTLLLVRSSDPPYPLVSLDTPSANRLAEAILRHSRFSPIGTSWQFKREYKIGESRLDFYLHQDKHELFLEVKSVSLVKNQIALFPDAPTLRGVRHLHELIDLRRQGKQAAVLFVAQRDDLLCIRPNRDTDPRFATVLKEAYQQGVQLFGVKFKVSLEGYFYQGPVPVEI, encoded by the coding sequence ATGCGGATTTCCAGGCCATTTTCAAGTCTTTTTCTTCCCCACCGTTACCCGGGTCCGCTTTTAAAAGGACGGTTTATCCGGCGACCTCATCGTTTTGCCGCCCAGGTCCAATTGGACCGGGTGGATCTCCTATCCCGGGCCGGGGAGTTAGGTCTTAATCCTTCTCTTTTAACCGGGCTGACCCAGGAACCTGTCGTAACCCATGTACCCGACCCCGGACGACTTCTGGAATTACTTCAACCCGGCGTAGAAGTTTATGTAAGCCTGGCCGCCTTAACCTCTTCGAAGGAATCCTTACGAAACCGGAAAACCTTCTCTACACTTCTTCTGGTCCGGTCTTCAGATCCCCCTTATCCTCTGGTTTCTCTGGATACTCCCTCTGCTAATCGCCTCGCCGAGGCCATTTTGAGACACTCCCGGTTCTCCCCTATAGGAACCTCCTGGCAGTTCAAGCGAGAATACAAAATCGGAGAAAGTCGGCTGGATTTTTACCTTCATCAAGATAAGCATGAGTTATTTTTGGAAGTTAAATCGGTCTCCCTGGTAAAAAATCAAATCGCCCTGTTTCCAGATGCTCCTACTTTGCGCGGAGTCCGGCACCTTCATGAATTAATCGACCTCAGGCGACAGGGAAAACAGGCAGCGGTTTTATTTGTAGCCCAGAGAGACGATCTCCTCTGCATTCGCCCCAATCGGGATACCGATCCCCGATTTGCCACCGTATTGAAAGAGGCTTATCAACAAGGGGTCCAGCTTTTCGGGGTCAAATTTAAAGTCTCTTTAGAGGGTTACTTCTATCAAGGGCCTGTTCCCGTTGAAATTTAA
- a CDS encoding four-carbon acid sugar kinase family protein, with the protein MDLQLNPEKTFAIVADDLTGANDTGIQFLKKGLKTLVILDLEIEPGLINDIQVVVLNTDSRFLAPEQAYAQTRAMGLVLKNLKISRVYKKIDSTLRGHIGTEIDALMEILNFKVCFLTPAFPVYGRTVQNGSLYLDGVPIHKTAIASDPTFYMKNAFIPDLLVRQTRRKVEVIPLETLRQGKETLLPNVHRLIQDGTEIFVLDALVQDDLKIAAQTIARLSMPVLICGSAGLAAEIPEAFHLEGTAGKEKKNGRRKDEEKERSFFLPFSDSPPRFSVVGICGSLSPVTREQVEYAARNLQIPVLEALSDKMVDEQEKTGEIQRLVTRALSYLIQGKDILVTTDNSRKELPSEVFLRHSRQVAQALGDLAVELLNSTRCKVQEMGQISGLFLTGGDIALSVCQHLGARGIYLVEEVLPGIPSGRLIGGDSAGLNIITKAGAFGHPEAIARCIEYLKTRHQDTGFRGQKENLPNSDS; encoded by the coding sequence ATGGACTTACAATTAAACCCTGAAAAAACCTTTGCCATCGTTGCCGATGATCTCACCGGGGCCAATGATACAGGAATTCAGTTTTTGAAGAAAGGACTCAAAACCTTAGTGATTCTTGATCTGGAAATAGAGCCCGGGTTGATCAACGATATTCAGGTGGTGGTGTTGAATACCGATAGCCGTTTCCTGGCCCCCGAGCAGGCGTATGCCCAAACCAGGGCCATGGGTCTTGTTTTGAAAAATTTAAAGATTTCCCGAGTATATAAAAAAATAGACTCTACGCTACGGGGTCATATCGGAACCGAGATCGACGCCCTCATGGAGATTTTAAACTTTAAAGTCTGTTTTCTGACCCCGGCTTTTCCGGTTTATGGGCGAACGGTTCAAAATGGAAGTCTCTATCTTGATGGAGTTCCCATCCATAAAACGGCGATAGCTTCAGATCCTACCTTTTATATGAAAAACGCCTTTATTCCGGATTTGCTGGTCCGACAGACCCGACGGAAGGTAGAGGTAATTCCTTTAGAAACCCTTCGCCAGGGGAAAGAGACTTTACTCCCAAACGTTCATCGGCTTATCCAGGACGGTACCGAGATTTTTGTCCTGGACGCTTTAGTCCAGGATGACCTGAAAATCGCAGCTCAGACCATCGCCAGGCTCTCCATGCCCGTTTTAATTTGCGGTTCCGCAGGATTGGCTGCCGAGATTCCGGAAGCATTTCATCTGGAGGGAACAGCGGGGAAGGAAAAAAAGAACGGAAGAAGGAAAGACGAGGAAAAAGAAAGAAGCTTTTTCCTCCCTTTCTCCGATTCTCCCCCTCGATTTTCTGTAGTGGGAATTTGTGGAAGTCTGAGCCCGGTGACCCGGGAACAGGTAGAGTATGCCGCAAGAAATTTGCAAATACCGGTTTTAGAAGCTTTATCAGATAAAATGGTGGATGAGCAAGAAAAGACAGGGGAGATTCAAAGGCTCGTTACCCGGGCCCTTTCCTACCTTATCCAGGGTAAAGATATTTTAGTAACCACCGACAACTCCCGAAAAGAACTTCCGTCGGAGGTTTTTTTAAGGCATAGCCGTCAGGTAGCTCAGGCTTTAGGAGATCTGGCGGTGGAGCTACTTAACTCCACCCGCTGTAAAGTCCAGGAGATGGGACAAATTTCGGGTTTATTCTTAACCGGAGGAGATATTGCCTTGAGTGTGTGTCAGCATTTGGGAGCCAGGGGTATTTATCTGGTGGAGGAGGTATTACCGGGAATTCCCTCCGGCCGTTTAATCGGAGGAGATTCTGCAGGGTTAAACATTATTACGAAAGCAGGCGCTTTTGGTCATCCAGAAGCCATAGCCCGATGCATCGAATATTTAAAAACCAGGCATCAGGATACCGGCTTCAGAGGTCAGAAGGAAAATCTTCCGAATTCTGATTCCTGA
- the pdxA gene encoding 4-hydroxythreonine-4-phosphate dehydrogenase PdxA, which yields MSEKPIIGITIGDVAGVGPEVTAKVLAHKQVYEICKPLVIGDGKIMKKACEVTGVPLTIHSLQQPSEAKFEYGTMDVLDLDNIDMSRFEYGKVSAMAGKAAGDYIIKAVDLALARQIDAIVTCPINKEALQAGGYKYDGHTEFLADLTHTKNYAMLLVNGTFRVAHVSTHCSLREACDRVKKPRVLTVIRLLHNTLRQLKIESPRIGVAGLNPHAGEHGLFGDEEIKEITPAIEEARKEGIQVVGPLPPDTIFTHLRGRVFDGVVAMYHDQGHIPSKVLGFVVDPETGEWIDMKGVNVTIGLPIIRVSVEHGTAYDKAGKGIANPNSLREAIQVAVELAGGTR from the coding sequence ATGTCAGAGAAACCAATTATCGGAATAACCATCGGAGACGTAGCAGGGGTCGGGCCCGAAGTGACGGCTAAAGTCCTTGCCCACAAGCAGGTTTATGAGATCTGTAAGCCCCTGGTTATCGGAGATGGTAAGATCATGAAAAAGGCCTGTGAAGTCACCGGGGTTCCGTTAACCATTCATTCCCTTCAACAACCGTCCGAAGCAAAGTTTGAGTATGGAACCATGGATGTCCTGGATCTGGATAATATAGATATGAGCCGATTCGAGTACGGAAAAGTGAGTGCCATGGCAGGTAAAGCAGCCGGAGATTACATTATAAAAGCCGTCGATCTGGCTTTAGCCAGGCAAATAGATGCCATAGTGACCTGTCCCATCAATAAAGAAGCCTTGCAAGCTGGGGGATATAAATACGATGGGCATACCGAGTTTCTGGCCGATTTGACCCATACCAAAAATTATGCCATGCTCCTGGTTAACGGTACTTTCCGGGTAGCCCATGTGTCCACCCATTGCTCCCTTCGAGAAGCCTGCGATCGGGTTAAAAAACCCAGGGTTTTAACGGTTATCCGATTACTCCACAATACCCTCCGGCAGCTTAAAATTGAATCTCCTAGAATTGGGGTTGCCGGGCTTAATCCCCATGCCGGGGAACATGGTTTATTCGGAGATGAAGAAATAAAGGAGATTACCCCGGCCATTGAGGAAGCGAGAAAAGAAGGTATTCAGGTGGTAGGTCCCCTTCCCCCGGATACCATCTTTACCCATTTACGGGGAAGGGTCTTTGATGGGGTGGTAGCCATGTACCACGATCAGGGACATATCCCCTCCAAAGTCCTGGGATTTGTCGTGGATCCGGAGACCGGAGAATGGATCGATATGAAAGGGGTAAATGTAACCATTGGACTTCCCATCATCCGGGTTTCAGTGGAACATGGAACGGCTTATGATAAGGCCGGAAAGGGAATCGCAAACCCCAATAGTTTACGGGAAGCCATCCAGGTTGCCGTCGAACTGGCAGGAGGGACGAGGTAG
- a CDS encoding 2-hydroxyacid dehydrogenase, producing MNDSGPFKVLYFSVTNPELYEVIRSLAPKGFEVITLDRGDEPERLEKLQEADFILVADSAITRVHIQAAPRLKMIQHQGVGYEKIDLAAAAEAGVVVGITPEGTTIPVAEHTILLILALYRRLPTAHQSLLEGKWLQWGLRMQSFDLYGKTLGIVGMGRIGRAVAFRAKNFGVNILYYDKYLRLNAEEERELQARFCSFEELLSTSDIVSLHVLLSEETHHLMGRDQLKLMKKSAVLINTCRGQVVDESALYEALKNRSIAGAALDVFYQEPPDPQNPLFKLDNVVLTPHIAAGTLDGFKTKIQAAFANMVRFVEGKPILNRVK from the coding sequence ATGAATGACTCTGGCCCTTTCAAGGTTTTGTATTTTAGTGTTACAAATCCCGAGTTGTATGAAGTCATCCGATCTCTGGCTCCAAAGGGATTTGAAGTAATAACTCTGGACCGGGGAGATGAACCCGAACGATTAGAGAAACTCCAGGAAGCAGATTTTATTCTGGTAGCCGATTCGGCGATAACCAGGGTCCATATCCAGGCAGCCCCCCGTTTAAAGATGATTCAACATCAAGGGGTAGGCTATGAAAAAATTGATTTAGCCGCAGCGGCGGAAGCAGGGGTCGTGGTAGGAATAACTCCGGAGGGGACAACCATACCGGTTGCCGAGCATACCATTCTCCTGATTCTGGCTCTTTATAGAAGGCTTCCCACAGCCCATCAATCCTTGTTGGAGGGAAAATGGCTCCAATGGGGATTACGGATGCAGTCCTTTGATTTGTACGGTAAGACCTTAGGGATTGTAGGAATGGGGCGGATCGGTCGGGCTGTTGCTTTCCGTGCAAAAAATTTTGGCGTGAATATCCTTTACTACGATAAATACCTTCGATTAAACGCCGAGGAAGAGCGAGAGTTACAGGCCCGGTTTTGTTCCTTTGAAGAACTCCTATCGACTTCGGACATTGTGTCCCTTCATGTCCTCCTGAGTGAGGAAACCCATCACCTGATGGGACGGGATCAACTTAAATTGATGAAGAAATCGGCCGTGCTCATCAACACCTGTCGAGGTCAGGTGGTGGATGAATCCGCCCTTTATGAAGCCTTAAAAAACAGGTCTATTGCCGGAGCAGCACTGGATGTTTTCTATCAAGAACCCCCGGATCCCCAGAATCCCCTGTTCAAGCTCGATAACGTCGTTCTCACCCCCCACATCGCAGCTGGAACCCTCGATGGGTTTAAAACCAAAATCCAGGCGGCCTTTGCCAACATGGTTCGATTTGTGGAAGGGAAACCTATTTTAAACCGGGTTAAGTAG